One window of the Archangium primigenium genome contains the following:
- the trxA gene encoding thioredoxin: MSDKILHLSENSFDALVLKNEGPILVEFWADWCGPCHRLSPILDELAEDYAGQLTIAKLNIEENRALAQAQGVQRIPVMMVFKRGERVAVKEGVPSKDLLSQFLNAYL, translated from the coding sequence ATGAGCGACAAGATCCTTCACCTGTCCGAGAACAGCTTCGATGCGCTCGTGCTGAAGAACGAGGGCCCCATCCTGGTGGAATTCTGGGCGGATTGGTGTGGTCCCTGCCATCGGCTCTCGCCCATCCTGGACGAGCTCGCCGAGGACTACGCGGGCCAGTTGACCATCGCCAAACTGAACATCGAGGAGAACCGCGCCCTCGCCCAGGCCCAGGGGGTGCAGCGCATCCCGGTGATGATGGTCTTCAAGCGGGGCGAGCGCGTGGCCGTGAAGGAGGGCGTGCCGTCCAAGGACCTCCTGTCCCAGTTCCTCAACGCGTATCTGTGA
- a CDS encoding calmodulin has translation MAYFAFMQQQGQEFIFEVTDEARIQKARDILAGKEKNEIHVHGRLIKRRQPYNPKWDFHLDPATISFFMMAIEVCDANMQYVQDHLDEAGGAFLPGAHWCPWDSRLVREVTP, from the coding sequence ATGGCGTATTTCGCATTCATGCAGCAACAGGGTCAGGAGTTCATCTTCGAGGTGACCGACGAGGCGAGGATCCAGAAGGCGCGGGACATCCTCGCCGGGAAGGAGAAGAACGAAATCCACGTCCACGGTCGGCTCATCAAGCGTCGGCAGCCCTACAACCCCAAGTGGGACTTCCACCTCGATCCGGCGACCATCAGCTTCTTCATGATGGCCATCGAGGTCTGTGATGCCAACATGCAGTACGTGCAGGATCACCTGGACGAGGCGGGCGGCGCGTTCCTCCCGGGCGCCCACTGGTGCCCCTGGGACTCCAGGCTGGTGCGGGAAGTCACCCCCTGA
- a CDS encoding DUF4388 domain-containing protein → MERFKGSLASYGLTLLMPAFFDALGVEGTLRVERAAVRRQFFLRDGYLVGESSSDPREHLGQVLARLRILDASRAAMAFEASEAARVPLGAFLVERGLVERTRLIEAMEHKAREALFDCYGWQSGEVEFIPGRPAALQGQGQAVALPRLGLRELHRDARTRLREWSVFWTLFAGPDTTFAARREFLVETAAAEEEQLLRLAEQGRTLGELLAASNEGAVHAARWVLRLYRRGALSPCKAPVVSADAGLAELLAQARRLVEAGRYEEAVAVAAQALERAPIPEAHALYREAEVRLTVALAEEVLALDGRLSFEPLPRPLPPSLTADDLYLHAKLRNSRSVREVLRNAAMGELAAYRALRRLMATGVARVRTEQESRASSGPARTNPYGLPVVVG, encoded by the coding sequence ATGGAGCGCTTCAAGGGCAGCCTGGCCAGCTATGGTCTGACATTGTTGATGCCCGCGTTCTTCGACGCCCTGGGCGTGGAAGGAACGCTGAGGGTCGAGCGAGCGGCCGTGCGGCGCCAGTTCTTCCTGCGAGATGGGTACCTCGTGGGCGAGAGCTCGAGCGATCCGCGCGAGCACCTCGGGCAGGTGCTCGCCCGGCTGCGCATCCTGGACGCCTCGCGCGCGGCCATGGCCTTCGAGGCCTCGGAGGCGGCGCGGGTGCCACTGGGTGCCTTCCTGGTGGAGCGCGGCCTGGTGGAGCGCACGCGCCTGATCGAGGCCATGGAGCACAAGGCCCGCGAGGCGCTCTTCGACTGCTATGGCTGGCAGTCCGGCGAGGTGGAGTTCATCCCCGGGCGGCCCGCCGCGCTCCAGGGTCAGGGCCAGGCGGTGGCGCTGCCGCGGCTGGGCCTGCGGGAGTTGCACCGGGACGCGCGCACGCGGCTGCGCGAGTGGAGTGTGTTCTGGACGCTCTTCGCGGGGCCGGACACGACGTTCGCGGCGCGGCGCGAGTTCCTGGTGGAGACGGCGGCGGCCGAGGAAGAGCAGCTTTTGCGGCTGGCCGAGCAGGGCCGGACGCTCGGGGAGCTGCTCGCGGCGTCCAACGAGGGCGCGGTGCACGCGGCGCGCTGGGTGCTGCGGCTCTACCGCCGGGGCGCGCTGTCCCCGTGCAAGGCCCCCGTGGTGTCGGCGGACGCGGGCCTGGCGGAGCTGCTCGCCCAGGCACGGCGCCTGGTGGAGGCGGGCCGCTACGAGGAGGCGGTGGCGGTGGCCGCCCAGGCGCTGGAGCGCGCGCCCATTCCCGAGGCACACGCGCTCTACCGGGAGGCCGAGGTGCGGCTGACGGTGGCCCTGGCCGAGGAGGTGCTCGCGCTGGATGGGCGGTTGAGCTTCGAGCCCCTGCCCCGCCCGCTCCCGCCGAGCCTGACGGCGGATGATCTGTACCTGCACGCGAAGCTGCGCAACAGCCGGAGCGTGCGCGAGGTGTTGCGCAACGCGGCCATGGGCGAGCTCGCGGCGTACCGCGCCCTGCGGCGCCTCATGGCGACGGGCGTGGCGCGGGTGCGCACGGAGCAGGAGTCGCGCGCGTCGAGCGGGCCCGCCAGGACGAACCCCTACGGGCTGCCCGTGGTCGTGGGCTGA
- the trpS gene encoding tryptophan--tRNA ligase, producing the protein MRILSGVQSSGRLHIGNYYGAIRQFVQLQEEGEAFFFIANYHSLTSLRDPKLAEAYTREAAMAYLSLGLDPKKAVLFRQSDVREVLELYWLLGTVVPVANLERATSYKDKIAKGISADFGLFAYPVLMAADILLYSPDVVPVGKDQIQHIEFARDWAVKFNLTYVPGYDPQDPEGKEKGHAPGLLKLPAARVQEDTATVPGVDGQKMSKSYGNTIELFGEEKDIKKRIMGIKTDSTAVESPKPTENAPLYDLLKLMVPPEQFPEVDASWRAGGKGYGDYKKLLLAAYLEAFAPARKRYAELANDPAELERILADGADRARAEAARLMQRVRRAMGVP; encoded by the coding sequence ATGCGGATTCTATCGGGCGTGCAGTCCTCGGGACGACTGCACATCGGCAACTACTACGGCGCCATCCGGCAGTTCGTGCAGCTCCAGGAGGAGGGCGAGGCCTTCTTCTTCATCGCCAACTACCACTCGCTCACCTCCCTGCGCGACCCGAAGCTGGCCGAGGCCTATACGCGCGAGGCCGCCATGGCCTACCTGTCGCTGGGCCTGGATCCCAAGAAGGCGGTGCTCTTCCGCCAGAGCGACGTGCGCGAGGTGCTGGAGCTCTACTGGCTGTTGGGCACGGTGGTGCCCGTGGCCAACCTCGAGCGCGCCACCAGCTACAAGGACAAGATCGCCAAGGGCATCAGCGCGGACTTCGGTCTGTTCGCCTACCCGGTGCTGATGGCCGCGGACATCCTGCTCTACAGCCCGGACGTGGTGCCGGTGGGCAAGGATCAGATCCAGCACATCGAGTTCGCCCGCGACTGGGCGGTGAAGTTCAACCTCACCTACGTGCCGGGCTACGACCCGCAGGACCCCGAGGGCAAGGAGAAGGGCCACGCCCCGGGCCTGCTCAAGCTGCCCGCGGCGCGCGTGCAGGAGGACACCGCCACGGTGCCCGGCGTGGACGGACAGAAGATGTCCAAGTCCTACGGCAACACCATCGAGCTGTTCGGCGAGGAGAAGGACATCAAGAAGCGCATCATGGGCATCAAGACGGACTCCACGGCCGTGGAGTCGCCCAAGCCCACCGAGAACGCGCCGCTCTACGATTTGCTCAAGCTGATGGTGCCCCCGGAGCAGTTCCCCGAGGTGGACGCCTCGTGGCGCGCGGGCGGCAAGGGCTACGGCGACTACAAGAAGCTGCTCTTGGCCGCCTACCTGGAGGCGTTCGCCCCGGCGCGCAAGCGCTACGCGGAGCTGGCCAACGATCCGGCCGAGCTCGAGCGCATCCTCGCGGATGGCGCCGACCGGGCCCGTGCCGAGGCCGCGCGTCTCATGCAGCGCGTGCGCCGCGCCATGGGCGTTCCCTGA
- a CDS encoding segregation/condensation protein A: protein MSTGGRRDDLPVEEPLDVEADVTRAPAGDAFRLALPNFEGPLDLLLHLIKEHRLDILDIPLALVTEKYLEYLERMREINLDIAGEFLVMAATLAHLKSRMLLPRQETADQGGVVDAVAELQQEDVGDPREELVRRLLEYQKYKDAAEQLARQDLLDRDVFPRRVPVEAVPIPEEEVGLQEFSVLKLIEALDRVMERLAPKLQHEVVREKVSLSEAMQRIAQRIKEAEAGTCTFASLFDETRTRQSVLITFLALLEMVKRRLLKVRQDEPLADIFLTPNGDALERLLPTEVDESEYR from the coding sequence GTGAGCACTGGCGGACGCCGCGACGACCTCCCCGTCGAGGAACCCCTCGATGTCGAGGCGGACGTCACCCGTGCGCCCGCCGGCGACGCCTTCCGACTCGCCCTGCCCAACTTCGAGGGTCCGCTCGACCTGCTGCTCCACCTCATCAAGGAGCACCGGCTCGACATCCTCGACATCCCGCTGGCGCTCGTGACCGAGAAGTACCTCGAGTACCTGGAGCGCATGCGGGAGATCAACCTGGACATCGCCGGTGAATTCCTGGTGATGGCCGCCACGCTCGCCCACCTCAAGAGCCGCATGCTCCTGCCCCGGCAGGAGACCGCGGACCAGGGCGGGGTGGTGGACGCCGTGGCCGAGCTGCAGCAGGAGGACGTGGGCGATCCGCGCGAGGAGCTCGTCCGCCGGCTGCTCGAGTACCAGAAGTACAAGGACGCCGCCGAGCAGCTCGCGCGCCAGGATCTGCTCGACCGGGACGTCTTCCCGCGCCGCGTGCCCGTGGAGGCGGTGCCCATCCCCGAGGAGGAGGTGGGCCTGCAGGAGTTCAGCGTCCTCAAGCTCATCGAGGCGCTGGACCGGGTCATGGAGCGGCTGGCGCCCAAGCTCCAGCACGAGGTGGTGCGCGAGAAGGTGAGCCTGTCGGAGGCCATGCAGCGCATCGCCCAGCGGATCAAGGAGGCGGAGGCGGGAACGTGCACCTTCGCCAGCCTGTTCGACGAGACACGCACCCGCCAGTCCGTGCTCATCACCTTCCTGGCCCTGCTGGAAATGGTGAAGCGCCGCCTGCTCAAGGTGCGGCAGGACGAGCCCCTGGCCGACATCTTCCTCACGCCCAATGGCGACGCCCTGGAGCGGCTGTTGCCCACGGAGGTAGACGAGAGTGAGTACCGGTAA
- the scpB gene encoding SMC-Scp complex subunit ScpB, whose product MSTGNPGDPGEENDDGLEDKPPRASGGPSPFTEEEIAAVTGPGDPDELEDSETATIEADEAPDLHTSFDKLVQKSRNLSAERVRTVVESVLFVADKPLDLHQLYEATGIDREKIQEALNQISGIHRDGISGLVLYEVAGGWQFRTDPHSAEYVRRYLRVKPQRLTRAAVETLAIIAYRQPVTRPEVEDIRGVDCGAVIKALLDRKLIKILGKKEEVGRPMLYGTSREFLEFFALKDLSALPTLREFHELTQEHQEIVEKERPAVPGASGTVEALADPEFQKRMDKSVAASEAALAELEEAMNAADITQKAATNLLNPTPPPTEGEPGSEPA is encoded by the coding sequence GTGAGTACCGGTAACCCTGGAGACCCCGGGGAGGAGAACGACGACGGGCTCGAGGACAAGCCGCCGCGCGCCTCGGGCGGGCCCAGTCCCTTCACCGAGGAGGAGATCGCCGCCGTCACCGGCCCGGGTGACCCGGACGAGCTGGAGGACTCGGAGACGGCCACCATCGAGGCCGACGAGGCCCCGGATCTCCACACCTCCTTCGACAAGCTCGTCCAGAAGAGCCGCAACCTCTCCGCGGAGCGCGTGCGCACCGTGGTGGAGAGCGTGCTCTTCGTGGCCGACAAGCCCCTGGACCTCCACCAGCTCTACGAGGCCACCGGCATCGACCGGGAGAAGATCCAGGAGGCGCTCAACCAGATCTCCGGCATCCACCGCGACGGCATCAGCGGCCTGGTGCTCTATGAAGTCGCCGGCGGCTGGCAGTTCCGCACGGATCCCCATTCCGCGGAGTACGTGCGGCGTTATCTCCGGGTGAAGCCCCAGCGCCTCACCCGCGCCGCCGTGGAGACGCTCGCCATCATCGCCTACCGCCAGCCGGTCACCCGGCCCGAGGTGGAGGACATCCGCGGCGTGGACTGCGGCGCCGTCATCAAGGCGCTGCTCGACCGCAAGCTCATCAAGATCCTCGGCAAGAAGGAGGAGGTGGGCCGCCCCATGCTCTACGGCACCAGCCGCGAGTTCCTGGAGTTCTTCGCCCTCAAGGATCTGTCGGCCCTGCCCACGCTCCGGGAATTCCACGAGCTGACCCAGGAACATCAAGAGATTGTGGAAAAGGAGCGCCCAGCGGTCCCCGGCGCCAGTGGTACGGTGGAGGCGTTGGCGGATCCGGAGTTCCAGAAACGGATGGACAAGAGCGTGGCGGCGTCGGAGGCCGCGCTCGCGGAGTTGGAGGAAGCCATGAATGCCGCGGACATCACGCAAAAGGCCGCCACCAATCTCTTGAACCCGACCCCCCCGCCCACCGAGGGCGAACCGGGGTCCGAGCCCGCATAG
- a CDS encoding pseudouridine synthase: MAERLQKYLARAGVSSRRHAEELITSGRVTVNNEKVTELGSKVEPGDLVGVDGSLVTPPEQSSYYLLYKPVGVVTTLSDPQGRPTVANYLEETGKRLFPVGRLDYDAEGALLITDDGALAHKLTHPSFQVPRTYLAKVKGTPDAATLEKMRGGVRLEDGMATPVSVEVFERAERNTWLTIVVAEGRPHLIKRLCAAVGAPVVRLYRPSYGGVSVDGMRPGELRPLGDNQVRLLQDVADGKTSPTERELKLPPRRHGRSAPGFEAADDEDDDIATEHVPALAPSRPARKPARGAAAPARAAAGGPRGEGGSRPAFRSATGGRAERKTWTPREDEQEELPLGEESSEAPTERAQRSVRKSFSMNRDERPARKTFGADRPERPARKSFGADRDERPARKTFGADRPERPARKSFGADRDERPARKTFGADRPERPARKTFGADRDERPARKTFGADRPERPARKSFGADRDERPARKTFGADRPERPARKSFGADRPERPARKTFGADRDERPARKTFGADRPERPARKSFGADRDERPARKTFGADRPERPARKSFGADRDERPARKTFGADRPERPARKSFGADRDERPARKTFGADRPERPARKSFGADRPERPARKSFGADRDERPARKTFGADRPERKSFGSDRPARKPFGAGRPEREARSESPSFGSNPSAERRVPAPKPRTERREWSPRGGGDAPRGRGGPRKGR; this comes from the coding sequence ATGGCAGAACGTTTGCAGAAGTACCTGGCCCGCGCGGGAGTGTCTTCGCGCCGGCACGCCGAGGAGCTCATCACCAGTGGCCGCGTGACGGTCAACAACGAGAAGGTGACCGAGCTGGGCTCCAAGGTGGAGCCGGGGGACCTGGTGGGCGTGGATGGCTCGCTCGTCACCCCGCCCGAGCAGTCCTCGTACTACCTGCTCTACAAGCCGGTGGGCGTCGTGACGACGCTGTCGGATCCCCAGGGCCGCCCCACGGTGGCCAACTACCTGGAAGAGACGGGCAAGCGGCTGTTCCCCGTGGGCCGGCTGGACTACGACGCCGAGGGCGCGCTGCTCATCACGGACGACGGGGCGCTCGCGCACAAGCTCACGCACCCGAGCTTCCAGGTGCCGCGCACGTACCTGGCCAAGGTGAAGGGCACCCCGGACGCGGCCACGCTCGAGAAGATGCGCGGCGGCGTGCGGCTGGAGGACGGCATGGCCACGCCCGTGTCCGTGGAGGTGTTCGAGCGGGCCGAGCGCAACACCTGGCTGACGATCGTGGTGGCCGAGGGCCGGCCGCACCTCATCAAGCGCCTGTGCGCCGCGGTGGGCGCGCCCGTGGTGCGCCTGTACCGTCCGTCCTACGGCGGCGTGTCGGTGGATGGCATGCGGCCCGGTGAGCTGCGGCCGCTCGGCGACAACCAGGTGCGCCTGCTGCAGGACGTGGCGGACGGGAAGACCTCGCCCACCGAGCGCGAGCTCAAGCTGCCGCCCCGGCGCCATGGCCGGTCGGCCCCGGGCTTCGAGGCGGCGGACGATGAGGACGATGACATCGCGACCGAGCACGTGCCCGCGCTGGCGCCGTCGCGTCCGGCGCGCAAGCCCGCGCGGGGCGCGGCCGCTCCGGCGCGAGCCGCGGCGGGAGGTCCTCGGGGCGAGGGCGGTTCTCGCCCCGCGTTCCGGAGCGCGACGGGGGGCCGGGCCGAGCGCAAGACCTGGACGCCTCGCGAGGACGAGCAGGAGGAGTTGCCCCTCGGTGAGGAGAGCAGCGAGGCGCCGACGGAGCGGGCGCAGCGGTCGGTCCGCAAGAGCTTCAGCATGAACCGCGACGAGCGTCCGGCCCGCAAGACCTTCGGTGCGGATCGCCCCGAGCGGCCCGCCCGCAAGAGCTTCGGCGCGGACCGTGACGAGCGGCCTGCTCGCAAGACCTTCGGTGCGGATCGCCCCGAGCGGCCCGCCCGCAAGAGCTTCGGCGCGGACCGTGACGAGCGGCCCGCCCGCAAGACCTTCGGCGCGGATCGCCCCGAGCGGCCCGCTCGCAAGACCTTCGGTGCGGATCGTGACGAGCGTCCTGCCCGCAAGACCTTCGGTGCGGACCGTCCCGAGCGTCCTGCTCGCAAGAGCTTCGGCGCGGACCGTGACGAGCGTCCTGCCCGCAAGACCTTCGGTGCGGACCGTCCCGAGCGTCCTGCTCGCAAGAGCTTCGGTGCGGACCGTCCCGAGCGTCCTGCTCGCAAGACCTTCGGTGCGGACCGTGACGAGCGTCCTGCCCGCAAGACCTTCGGTGCGGACCGTCCCGAGCGTCCTGCTCGCAAGAGCTTCGGCGCGGACCGTGACGAGCGGCCCGCTCGCAAGACCTTCGGTGCCGACCGTCCCGAGCGGCCTGCCCGCAAGAGCTTCGGCGCGGACCGTGACGAGCGGCCCGCTCGCAAGACCTTCGGTGCCGACCGTCCCGAGCGGCCTGCCCGCAAGAGCTTCGGCGCGGACCGTGACGAGCGGCCCGCTCGCAAGACCTTCGGCGCGGATCGCCCCGAGCGGCCCGCTCGCAAGAGCTTCGGCGCGGATCGCCCCGAGCGGCCCGCCCGCAAGAGCTTCGGCGCGGACCGTGACGAGCGGCCTGCCCGCAAGACCTTCGGTGCCGACCGTCCCGAGCGCAAGTCGTTCGGCTCGGATCGTCCGGCCCGCAAGCCCTTCGGGGCGGGGCGGCCCGAGCGGGAGGCCCGGTCCGAGAGTCCGTCCTTCGGCTCGAACCCCAGCGCCGAGCGCCGGGTGCCCGCGCCGAAGCCGCGCACGGAGCGCCGGGAATGGTCGCCTCGCGGTGGTGGGGATGCGCCCCGCGGCCGGGGCGGCCCCCGCAAGGGTCGCTGA
- a CDS encoding HEAT repeat domain-containing protein → MRTSARHFFITLALLGIAGCSGNRDQLLADLQSPRPEVRALAVKKLAEESQSDDLPLFTRAAKDMAAIVRGEAAVALGKSQDPRVVDLLGELLEDSDVDVQGKAAMALAQVKNDKAKGYLTLQYGRRGRQTRQVIVEALKQANVPGAMAEVVAAESKGIWNRNLLTLGEGSLPERVGAAEELGKSGRGEAFTRLMPLVRDSQVVLAAAAVRGLGDLGDKRATAAILPLLDESFPELRESAITALVRLQEPQATAQLQAVAVDKGAVSPLAIDALLELPRQATTDAALCTVALDAVAVDAVRAARAMRERGGCPLEPIAERLSRPSSASGGLQAVVGLGPSAKELLPKVLPWLTQGEAPLRTLAVDAVAAIGDASATPALQKAYAQELAAVQALRQDWVPQALPETYGVGFDPNAPVLGEENNPMRKKKERHATLMSRVKALNQAKSRELGRPTVQPRVPTELFDDVEPLRLEPLAALLRALGSLKTPDAMDVLKGFAGDSSVTLRTAALVGLTRLGPEGVAVASGGMFESDRELLKELARALAEQGEAGQTALVKLLPQVGGEKLVLLDALMRGAVPPSAAPALREVVEQGGPESVLAATLLGRIKAREAVPTLVKALKDPSSPGRRELLTALGEMGDGSVSDVVARDLYHDLPEIRAAAASALARMGTRTPAVSEALDALKGDYYRRVRESAEAALAKTVTATEGSR, encoded by the coding sequence ATGAGAACCAGCGCGCGTCACTTCTTCATCACCCTGGCCCTCCTCGGCATCGCCGGTTGCAGTGGCAACCGGGATCAGCTCCTGGCGGATCTGCAGAGCCCTCGCCCGGAGGTCCGGGCCCTCGCCGTGAAGAAGCTGGCCGAGGAGTCGCAGTCGGACGACCTCCCGCTCTTCACGCGCGCGGCCAAGGACATGGCCGCCATCGTCCGAGGCGAGGCCGCCGTGGCGCTCGGCAAGAGCCAGGATCCCCGCGTGGTGGATCTGCTCGGCGAGCTGCTCGAGGACTCCGACGTGGACGTCCAGGGCAAGGCCGCCATGGCCCTGGCGCAGGTGAAGAACGACAAGGCCAAGGGCTACCTCACGCTGCAGTACGGCCGCCGGGGTCGGCAGACGCGTCAGGTGATCGTCGAGGCGCTCAAGCAGGCCAACGTCCCCGGCGCCATGGCCGAGGTCGTCGCCGCCGAGTCCAAGGGCATCTGGAACCGCAACCTGCTCACGCTCGGAGAGGGCTCGCTGCCCGAGCGCGTGGGGGCCGCCGAGGAGCTGGGCAAGAGTGGCCGGGGCGAGGCGTTCACCCGGTTGATGCCGCTGGTGCGTGACAGCCAGGTCGTGCTCGCCGCCGCGGCGGTGCGGGGCCTGGGTGACCTGGGCGACAAGCGCGCCACCGCCGCCATCCTGCCCCTGCTCGACGAGAGCTTCCCGGAGCTGCGCGAGTCGGCCATCACCGCGCTCGTGCGGCTGCAGGAGCCCCAGGCCACCGCCCAGCTCCAGGCCGTGGCGGTGGACAAGGGCGCCGTGAGCCCGCTGGCCATCGACGCGCTGCTCGAGCTGCCCCGGCAGGCCACCACCGACGCGGCCCTGTGCACCGTGGCGCTCGACGCCGTGGCCGTGGACGCGGTGCGCGCGGCGCGCGCCATGCGCGAGCGGGGCGGCTGTCCGCTCGAGCCCATCGCCGAGCGGCTCTCGCGGCCGTCCTCCGCCTCGGGGGGACTGCAGGCCGTGGTGGGCCTGGGGCCCTCGGCCAAGGAGCTGCTGCCCAAGGTGCTGCCCTGGCTCACCCAGGGCGAGGCGCCGCTGCGCACGCTCGCCGTGGACGCCGTCGCGGCCATCGGTGATGCCTCGGCCACGCCCGCCCTCCAGAAGGCCTATGCCCAGGAGCTCGCGGCGGTGCAGGCCCTGCGGCAGGACTGGGTTCCCCAGGCGCTGCCGGAGACGTACGGGGTGGGGTTCGATCCCAACGCGCCCGTGCTCGGGGAGGAGAACAACCCGATGCGCAAGAAGAAGGAGCGGCACGCCACGCTCATGTCCCGGGTCAAGGCGCTCAACCAGGCCAAGTCGCGCGAGCTGGGCCGCCCCACGGTGCAGCCGCGCGTGCCCACCGAGCTGTTCGACGACGTGGAGCCCCTCCGGCTGGAGCCGCTCGCGGCGCTGCTGCGCGCGCTCGGCTCGCTCAAGACGCCCGACGCCATGGACGTGCTCAAGGGCTTCGCGGGGGACTCCAGCGTGACGCTGCGCACGGCCGCGCTGGTGGGGCTCACGCGGCTGGGGCCCGAGGGCGTGGCCGTGGCCAGCGGGGGCATGTTCGAGTCCGACCGCGAGCTGCTCAAGGAGCTGGCGCGGGCGCTCGCCGAGCAGGGGGAGGCGGGACAGACCGCCCTGGTGAAGCTGCTGCCGCAGGTCGGCGGCGAGAAGCTGGTGCTGCTCGATGCGCTCATGCGCGGCGCGGTGCCCCCGTCCGCCGCGCCCGCGCTGCGCGAGGTGGTGGAGCAGGGCGGACCGGAGTCCGTGCTGGCCGCCACGCTGCTGGGCCGGATCAAGGCCCGGGAGGCCGTGCCCACGCTCGTCAAGGCGCTCAAGGATCCGAGCAGTCCGGGCCGCCGCGAGCTGCTCACCGCGCTGGGCGAGATGGGCGACGGCTCCGTGTCCGACGTGGTGGCGCGCGACCTGTACCATGATCTGCCGGAGATCCGCGCCGCGGCCGCCTCCGCGCTCGCGCGCATGGGCACGCGCACCCCCGCCGTCTCCGAGGCCCTGGATGCCCTCAAGGGCGACTACTACCGCCGGGTGCGCGAGAGCGCCGAGGCGGCCCTGGCCAAGACGGTGACCGCGACGGAGGGCTCGCGCTGA